A DNA window from Nitrospira sp. contains the following coding sequences:
- a CDS encoding hypothetical protein (Evidence 5 : Unknown function; MaGe:77310437) produces the protein MTKTLAGTGPRLNLSCLGGANVSGWTETPEAPDLKILHAKIGQLALEDDFFGQAASAGSVCGSADAA, from the coding sequence ATGACTAAGACGCTTGCAGGCACAGGTCCAAGACTTAATCTATCGTGCCTGGGAGGCGCGAACGTGTCCGGCTGGACGGAGACTCCAGAGGCGCCGGATCTCAAAATCCTTCATGCGAAGATCGGGCAGCTGGCGCTGGAGGATGACTTTTTCGGACAAGCGGCATCTGCAGGATCCGTTTGCGGGAGCGCGGATGCTGCGTGA
- a CDS encoding hypothetical protein (Evidence 4 : Unknown function but conserved in other organisms; MaGe:77310438) gives MTSAEGLWNGTSDSGRSIAGLVLNDGTYWFLYTLRSNPSVVAGVVQGNGSSQNGSLTSSNTKDFNLEGLGILNASVNGSYVVKQSLQGTIVIANNGGQSTFTTTYDTDYDVPPNPALLTGTYSGSTATTGGIESVTVTVSAPGTITGSSASLCSFTGTFAPRSSGNAYDVSITFAGGTCSNGTNTVTGVAFFDATAKKLYSAGLNNTRTNGFVFIGTKP, from the coding sequence GTGACATCGGCGGAAGGCTTATGGAACGGCACGTCGGACAGTGGCCGATCAATAGCGGGACTGGTGTTGAACGATGGAACGTATTGGTTTCTCTATACCCTTAGGAGCAATCCTTCCGTCGTTGCCGGAGTGGTCCAAGGAAATGGCAGCTCGCAAAACGGCTCACTCACATCGTCAAACACGAAGGACTTCAATTTGGAAGGGCTTGGAATACTCAACGCCTCTGTCAATGGCAGCTACGTCGTGAAGCAATCCCTACAAGGCACCATTGTCATTGCGAATAACGGAGGACAAAGCACCTTCACCACAACCTACGATACCGATTATGACGTCCCTCCAAACCCAGCCCTTCTCACTGGAACCTATTCGGGTTCAACTGCTACCACTGGCGGGATCGAGTCTGTAACCGTAACCGTATCTGCGCCAGGGACAATTACGGGGAGCAGCGCAAGCCTGTGCAGCTTTACAGGAACATTTGCCCCGCGAAGCAGTGGCAATGCCTACGACGTATCCATCACATTCGCAGGCGGCACCTGCTCGAACGGCACCAATACGGTGACTGGAGTTGCGTTTTTCGATGCCACGGCAAAGAAGCTGTACAGCGCGGGACTCAATAACACCAGAACGAATGGGTTTGTATTTATCGGCACTAAGCCGTGA
- a CDS encoding hypothetical protein (Evidence 4 : Unknown function but conserved in other organisms; MaGe:77310439), which translates to MTAISGSGRFPQPNLLADRSERVFLCRSAAEKSHQLRSRGTQRLVIHTRVRLAFSLAAALSGQERVSAREGWAGETDEIFERLILQANPKAVNI; encoded by the coding sequence ATGACCGCGATCTCCGGCTCCGGCCGGTTCCCACAACCGAACCTTCTTGCTGACCGCAGCGAGAGGGTTTTTTTATGCCGCTCAGCCGCTGAAAAATCCCACCAGCTTCGTTCTCGCGGCACTCAAAGGCTCGTCATACATACCAGAGTACGCCTCGCCTTTTCGCTTGCTGCGGCCTTGTCTGGGCAAGAGCGCGTCTCGGCGCGCGAAGGGTGGGCGGGTGAGACGGATGAAATTTTTGAGCGGCTGATCCTTCAGGCGAATCCGAAGGCTGTGAACATATGA
- a CDS encoding Pyrimidine operon regulatory protein / Uracil phosphoribosyltransferase (MaGe:77310441), whose protein sequence is MTTKQGERDQERLIMDAGDIARALTRVAHEILERNKGVKDLALVGIRTGGVHLAHRLAKRIQEIEQAPVPIGDLDITLYRDDLSLRKEQPVLRTTSVPFDVSDKIVVLVDDVLFTGRTIRAAMDGLMDLGRPAEIQLAVLVDRGHRQLPIKANYIGKNLPTSREENVQVLLEEAGEDDRVVILKA, encoded by the coding sequence ATGACCACCAAACAAGGTGAGCGTGACCAAGAGCGGTTGATTATGGATGCGGGCGATATTGCGCGGGCGTTGACTCGTGTGGCGCATGAGATTCTGGAGCGGAACAAAGGCGTGAAGGATCTGGCGCTGGTTGGCATTCGCACGGGCGGAGTGCATCTGGCGCACCGGTTGGCCAAGCGGATTCAGGAGATCGAGCAGGCGCCGGTGCCGATCGGCGATCTCGACATCACGCTCTATCGCGACGATTTGTCGCTGCGCAAGGAGCAGCCGGTGCTGCGCACGACGTCGGTGCCGTTCGATGTCTCCGACAAGATTGTCGTCCTGGTGGACGATGTGCTGTTTACGGGGCGCACGATTCGCGCGGCGATGGACGGCTTGATGGATCTGGGGCGTCCGGCGGAAATTCAACTGGCGGTCCTGGTGGATCGAGGCCATCGGCAGTTGCCGATCAAGGCCAATTACATCGGGAAGAATCTTCCGACCTCGCGCGAGGAAAACGTCCAAGTCTTGTTAGAAGAAGCGGGTGAAGATGATCGAGTGGTCATTCTCAAGGCGTAA
- a CDS encoding Aspartate carbamoyltransferase (MaGe:77310442): protein MSLKHNNLLSLAPLSVEDIQLILETADSFKEVSGREIKKVPALRGRTVVNLFFEPSTRTRTSFELAAKRLSADVINFSPSSSSVVKGETLLDTARNIEAMQADIIVLRHSSAGAAETLARGVKSSVINAGDGWHEHPTQALLDLYTIRERGMAFKGLRVAIVGDVSHSRVARSNILALTKLGAEVCVVGPATMIPLGIEKLGVRVFHHLDEGLRDVQVVMMLRLQLERQGRALFPTIREYARLYGLTAERMKLADPKAIVMHPGPINRGVEIAPEVADSLSSVILDQVANGVAVRMGVLYLMSGAN, encoded by the coding sequence ATGAGTCTCAAGCATAACAATCTGCTCAGTCTGGCGCCGTTGTCGGTGGAGGATATTCAGCTCATTCTTGAGACGGCCGATTCGTTCAAGGAAGTGAGCGGTCGCGAGATCAAGAAGGTGCCGGCGTTGCGTGGGCGGACGGTGGTGAATCTGTTTTTCGAGCCGAGCACGAGAACGCGCACGTCGTTTGAATTGGCAGCCAAGCGGCTGAGCGCCGATGTGATCAACTTTTCGCCCTCGTCGAGCAGTGTCGTCAAAGGCGAAACGCTGCTCGACACGGCGCGGAATATTGAAGCGATGCAGGCGGACATTATCGTGCTGCGCCATTCCTCGGCCGGGGCGGCCGAGACGCTGGCGCGGGGCGTGAAATCGTCGGTGATCAACGCGGGCGACGGGTGGCACGAACATCCAACCCAGGCGCTGCTCGACCTCTATACGATTCGCGAACGAGGCATGGCGTTCAAGGGATTGCGCGTGGCCATTGTCGGGGATGTGTCGCATAGCCGGGTGGCGCGCTCCAATATTCTCGCCTTGACCAAACTAGGCGCTGAAGTCTGTGTGGTGGGGCCTGCGACCATGATTCCGCTGGGCATCGAGAAGCTGGGGGTGCGCGTCTTCCATCACCTCGACGAAGGGTTGCGGGATGTGCAGGTCGTCATGATGTTGCGGCTCCAGCTTGAGCGCCAGGGGCGGGCGCTGTTCCCGACCATTCGCGAGTATGCGCGGTTGTATGGATTGACGGCGGAGCGCATGAAGCTGGCGGATCCGAAGGCGATTGTCATGCATCCCGGCCCGATCAATCGCGGGGTCGAGATTGCGCCGGAAGTTGCGGACAGCCTCTCGTCGGTCATCTTGGATCAAGTGGCGAACGGCGTGGCCGTTCGCATGGGAGTTTTATACTTAATGTCGGGAGCAAACTAA
- a CDS encoding Dihydroorotase (MaGe:77310443) — translation MAILIKGGQVIDPGRVNGVVDVLIDQGKIAAVGANLKAPAGCTIIEAMGQLVLPGFVDLHVHFREPGFEYKETIQSGSASAVAGGFTTVCAMPNTKPVNDNQAVTEFMIDRARAAGLANVLPIGAITKGSEGKELAEIGDLHRSGCVAISDDGKPVMNSLVMRRAMEYAVAFDIPVVDHCEDLHLAEGGCMNEGIISTELGLPGIPAAAEDVMVARNLSLSELTGARLHLAHISTAGSVRMVREAKARGIKVTAEACPHHFTLTEDVVRGYNTLAKMNPPLRRGEDVQAIKEGLRDGTIDVIATDHAPHATQEKQQDFTEAPFGIVGLETALSLTLALVDEGVLTLEQAVDKLATAPAVAFGLKKGTLAVGADADVAIVDPNEQWQVDPGKFKSKSRNTPFAGWKVKGRVRMTLVGGRVVYDAATER, via the coding sequence GTGGCGATATTGATTAAAGGTGGACAGGTCATCGATCCGGGGCGCGTTAACGGGGTTGTGGATGTGCTGATCGACCAGGGTAAAATCGCAGCGGTGGGGGCGAATCTGAAGGCGCCTGCCGGCTGTACGATTATTGAGGCTATGGGGCAGCTGGTCTTGCCGGGCTTTGTGGATCTACATGTGCATTTTCGCGAGCCGGGGTTCGAGTATAAGGAAACGATTCAGAGCGGCAGCGCTTCGGCAGTGGCCGGTGGGTTTACCACTGTTTGCGCCATGCCGAATACGAAGCCGGTGAACGACAATCAAGCGGTGACTGAATTCATGATCGATCGGGCGCGCGCGGCGGGGCTGGCGAATGTTCTGCCTATCGGAGCGATCACGAAGGGATCGGAGGGAAAAGAGCTGGCGGAAATCGGCGATCTGCACCGGTCCGGCTGCGTGGCCATTTCCGACGATGGCAAGCCGGTGATGAACAGCCTCGTGATGCGGCGGGCGATGGAATATGCGGTGGCGTTCGACATCCCCGTGGTGGACCATTGCGAAGATTTGCATCTTGCCGAGGGCGGCTGCATGAACGAAGGCATTATCTCGACGGAGCTGGGGCTGCCGGGAATTCCCGCTGCGGCGGAAGATGTGATGGTCGCGCGCAATCTGTCTCTGTCGGAACTGACCGGCGCGCGCTTGCATCTGGCCCATATCAGCACCGCCGGGTCGGTGCGGATGGTTCGCGAAGCCAAGGCGCGTGGGATCAAAGTCACGGCGGAGGCCTGCCCCCATCATTTCACGCTGACGGAGGATGTGGTGCGCGGGTATAACACGCTCGCGAAAATGAATCCTCCGTTGCGTCGGGGAGAAGACGTGCAGGCGATCAAAGAGGGGTTGCGCGACGGGACGATCGACGTCATCGCCACGGACCATGCGCCTCATGCGACGCAGGAAAAACAGCAAGACTTTACCGAGGCGCCGTTCGGCATCGTCGGATTGGAAACGGCGTTGTCGCTGACGCTGGCCTTGGTGGATGAGGGCGTGCTGACGTTGGAGCAGGCGGTCGATAAGCTGGCCACTGCGCCGGCTGTTGCGTTTGGGCTTAAGAAAGGCACGCTCGCGGTTGGAGCCGACGCCGATGTGGCGATCGTCGATCCCAATGAACAGTGGCAGGTCGATCCCGGCAAGTTCAAGTCGAAGAGCCGGAATACGCCGTTTGCCGGATGGAAGGTAAAAGGCCGGGTCAGAATGACCCTCGTCGGCGGGCGGGTGGTCTACGATGCGGCGACGGAGCGGTAG
- a CDS encoding conserved membrane protein of unknown function (Evidence 4 : Unknown function but conserved in other organisms; MaGe:77310444): protein MVESRAFLWMSRVGLTLEWLALGVWVGGLVILVTAVIPAVFNTFGGQDSGGLFLTKAFEGFNRAVMAAMAVMVAGMGWRRWVQRPAMAPTLMEMILLGMMVLIAGFIIGWLHPQAAALQAEAFAVKDETARKAALAAFFKLHMPVRALYMVNLCLGIVLMGVRVNSTLHTLRVSKGQA from the coding sequence ATGGTGGAGTCCCGGGCGTTTCTGTGGATGTCTCGCGTCGGTCTGACCCTTGAGTGGCTGGCCTTGGGAGTCTGGGTGGGCGGGCTGGTGATTCTGGTAACTGCCGTGATTCCGGCGGTGTTTAATACGTTCGGCGGGCAGGATTCCGGAGGATTGTTTTTGACGAAAGCCTTTGAAGGATTCAATCGCGCGGTGATGGCGGCGATGGCGGTGATGGTAGCCGGGATGGGCTGGCGCCGGTGGGTTCAGCGCCCTGCGATGGCTCCTACTCTGATGGAAATGATTCTGCTTGGTATGATGGTGCTGATTGCCGGATTTATCATCGGCTGGTTGCATCCTCAAGCTGCCGCGCTGCAAGCCGAGGCATTTGCCGTCAAAGATGAGACGGCGAGAAAGGCGGCGCTGGCGGCGTTTTTCAAGCTCCACATGCCGGTGCGCGCGCTCTATATGGTGAATCTTTGTTTGGGCATCGTCCTGATGGGCGTGCGGGTTAATTCTACGTTGCACACACTTCGAGTGAGCAAGGGGCAGGCATGA
- a CDS encoding Signal peptide peptidase SppA (MaGe:77310446) codes for MDRFNRFVAGLFVVGLSVLHTACVSINIPPAPAQLEERHVSGSGKDKILLVDVSGMISSEDKESFYTYPSMIATIKEELTRASRDESVKALVLRINTPGGTVTASDIIHHELKLFKASRKIPVVASIMDVGASGGYYIASAADRIMAHPSTVTGSIGVIMLTVNAHGLLEKVGVEANAITSGPRKDMGSPFRAMTPEERGIFQGLIDSFYQRFLAVVQEGRPNLQMEQIKKLADGRIYTGDQAKAAGLVDEIGYLEEAIDAAKKKAGLTEARVVTYHRPGDYANNVYTKLMTPGPLAALGHLDVMSFVRGGTPQFMYLWMP; via the coding sequence ATGGATAGATTCAACCGATTCGTCGCCGGTCTGTTTGTCGTGGGCTTGAGTGTGCTGCACACGGCCTGTGTCAGTATCAATATTCCTCCGGCGCCCGCTCAGTTGGAGGAGCGGCACGTGAGCGGCTCGGGGAAGGATAAGATTCTGCTCGTGGATGTGTCCGGGATGATCAGCTCGGAAGACAAAGAGAGTTTTTATACCTATCCCAGCATGATCGCGACGATCAAGGAAGAGCTGACGCGGGCCTCGCGCGACGAGTCGGTCAAGGCGCTGGTGTTGCGGATCAATACGCCTGGCGGCACGGTGACGGCGTCGGATATCATTCACCATGAGCTGAAATTGTTTAAAGCGTCCCGCAAGATTCCGGTCGTTGCGTCGATCATGGATGTGGGGGCCTCGGGCGGCTATTACATCGCCTCCGCCGCGGATCGGATCATGGCCCATCCTTCGACCGTGACAGGGAGCATTGGAGTCATCATGCTCACGGTGAATGCGCATGGACTGCTGGAGAAAGTGGGAGTAGAAGCCAACGCGATCACCTCCGGTCCCCGAAAGGATATGGGGTCGCCGTTTCGCGCGATGACTCCGGAGGAACGGGGCATTTTTCAGGGCTTGATCGATTCGTTCTATCAACGGTTTTTGGCGGTGGTGCAGGAGGGCCGGCCGAATCTCCAGATGGAGCAGATCAAGAAGCTGGCCGATGGGCGAATCTATACCGGCGATCAAGCGAAAGCGGCGGGATTGGTCGATGAGATTGGGTATCTGGAGGAGGCCATTGACGCGGCGAAGAAGAAAGCGGGGCTGACCGAGGCGAGAGTGGTGACCTATCATCGTCCGGGCGATTATGCGAACAATGTGTATACCAAGCTCATGACGCCCGGTCCGCTGGCGGCGCTGGGCCATCTCGACGTGATGTCGTTTGTCCGAGGCGGTACGCCTCAGTTCATGTATTTATGGATGCCGTAG
- a CDS encoding M48 family metallopeptidase (MaGe:77310447) yields the protein MGSGQINQTNQADQISRRAVLALGARGVAGIYAALGACSAVGLLSSIAGCYRAPGTARDQLIFFSEEKELQFGLEAYREVLRQARLSENPEINELVQRVGQRIAKAANKPDYQWEFAVIDDDKMVNAFALPGGKVAVFTGILKHTKDEAGLATVMGHEVAHALQRHGVERMSRSIIDQIAQLGAIGAAVGSHAGGGAVAGALGAYGVNVSLPFNRKQESEADYIGLRLMAEAGFDPREAVPFWERMSGCPRQMIGKLCFRAQQSIPEFLSTHPSDATRLSQIEAWLPEAMQHYRGPTAPVTPPSAPYRPLIGPMPKMS from the coding sequence ATGGGTTCGGGCCAGATAAACCAAACGAACCAGGCAGACCAGATCAGCCGTCGTGCTGTATTGGCGCTTGGCGCGCGAGGGGTGGCTGGAATCTATGCGGCATTGGGTGCCTGCTCGGCAGTGGGATTATTGTCGTCGATAGCGGGCTGTTATCGGGCTCCAGGCACGGCTCGCGATCAGCTCATTTTCTTCTCCGAAGAAAAAGAATTGCAGTTCGGCCTTGAAGCCTATCGGGAAGTCTTGCGGCAGGCCAGACTCAGTGAGAATCCGGAGATCAATGAGCTGGTGCAGCGTGTCGGGCAGCGGATTGCCAAAGCCGCCAACAAACCGGACTATCAGTGGGAATTTGCCGTCATTGACGATGACAAGATGGTGAACGCCTTTGCGCTTCCTGGCGGAAAGGTCGCCGTGTTCACCGGCATTCTCAAACACACCAAAGATGAGGCCGGCTTGGCGACGGTGATGGGGCACGAGGTTGCCCATGCGCTTCAGCGGCACGGGGTCGAGCGGATGAGCCGCAGCATCATCGATCAGATCGCGCAACTCGGCGCGATTGGCGCCGCGGTGGGATCCCATGCTGGCGGCGGGGCGGTGGCCGGCGCATTGGGAGCGTACGGGGTGAACGTGTCGCTGCCGTTCAACCGCAAACAGGAATCGGAGGCGGACTACATTGGGCTGCGGTTGATGGCAGAGGCGGGATTCGATCCGCGCGAAGCGGTGCCGTTTTGGGAACGCATGAGCGGATGTCCGAGGCAGATGATCGGGAAGTTGTGTTTCCGCGCACAGCAATCGATCCCAGAGTTTCTCTCCACGCATCCGTCCGATGCCACGCGGCTCAGTCAAATCGAGGCCTGGCTGCCCGAGGCCATGCAGCATTACCGGGGGCCCACTGCTCCGGTGACGCCGCCTTCTGCACCCTACCGGCCGTTGATCGGACCGATGCCGAAAATGAGTTAG
- a CDS encoding Transcription elongation factor GreA (MaGe:77310449) produces MPTPITQKGYDALKAELDRFRKVERPKNIEAIAEARAHGDLSENAEYDAAKERQGFIAARIAELETKIAEARVVDTTGRTTDTAVFGATVLVIEQESQSKRQYTLVGQDEADMKVNRISVQSPVGRALIGKRVGDFVEVTTPTKVMEYEIVEIKFEEL; encoded by the coding sequence ATGCCGACACCCATTACTCAAAAAGGCTATGACGCGCTGAAGGCCGAACTCGACCGCTTTCGCAAGGTGGAACGTCCGAAGAATATCGAAGCGATTGCCGAAGCCCGCGCGCATGGCGATTTGAGCGAGAACGCCGAGTATGACGCGGCCAAAGAGCGGCAGGGGTTTATCGCCGCGCGTATCGCCGAACTCGAAACCAAAATTGCGGAAGCCCGGGTGGTGGACACGACCGGCCGTACGACGGACACCGCGGTGTTCGGCGCGACGGTGCTGGTGATCGAGCAGGAGTCGCAGTCGAAGCGGCAATATACGCTGGTCGGCCAAGACGAAGCCGACATGAAGGTCAATCGAATCTCCGTGCAGTCGCCGGTCGGCCGCGCGCTGATCGGCAAGCGGGTTGGGGATTTTGTTGAGGTGACGACGCCCACGAAGGTCATGGAATACGAAATCGTGGAGATTAAGTTCGAGGAACTGTGA
- a CDS encoding hypothetical protein (Evidence 4 : Unknown function but conserved in other organisms; MaGe:77310450): MPPALPLITLLTDFGTKDYFVASMKGVILTIHPATRIEDVSHHITPHRIDEAAYCLQACYRTFPEGTVHVVVVDPGVGSQRRLILIKTSRYYFVAPDNGVLTPILNLEEDIEIREIANQQYRLPSPGATFHGRDVFAPAAAWLAKGVEIALFGRLISDPVRIHWPEPRMIEGTIIGEIVYIDRFGNLISNISRTQIEGGKISRPEVRVGAHRIGRMAESYSVGPSNKLQAVINGNGMLELFLKEASASERLNIGVGTVVEIRDGP, translated from the coding sequence GTGCCTCCGGCCCTGCCGCTCATTACTCTCCTGACCGATTTTGGCACCAAAGATTATTTTGTCGCCAGTATGAAGGGGGTGATCCTCACGATCCACCCTGCCACCCGCATCGAAGATGTCTCCCATCACATTACCCCGCATCGAATCGATGAAGCGGCCTATTGTCTTCAGGCCTGCTACCGGACATTTCCCGAAGGCACGGTGCATGTCGTGGTTGTCGATCCCGGCGTCGGTAGCCAGAGACGGCTGATACTGATCAAAACAAGCCGCTATTACTTTGTGGCGCCGGATAATGGTGTGCTCACGCCGATTCTGAACTTGGAAGAGGATATTGAGATCCGGGAAATAGCCAATCAACAATATCGGCTGCCATCCCCTGGCGCGACGTTCCACGGCCGGGATGTGTTTGCCCCGGCGGCAGCCTGGCTGGCCAAAGGCGTGGAGATAGCGTTATTTGGCCGGTTGATTTCCGATCCGGTCAGAATACATTGGCCCGAGCCCAGGATGATCGAGGGAACGATTATCGGAGAGATTGTCTACATCGACCGTTTCGGGAATCTGATTTCGAACATTTCCCGCACTCAGATTGAAGGCGGCAAGATCAGCAGGCCGGAGGTTCGGGTGGGAGCGCATCGCATTGGGCGCATGGCAGAGAGTTATAGCGTGGGGCCGTCCAATAAGTTGCAAGCCGTGATCAATGGCAATGGGATGCTTGAGCTCTTTCTCAAGGAAGCATCGGCCAGTGAACGATTGAATATTGGTGTCGGGACTGTGGTCGAAATACGTGACGGACCGTAA
- a CDS encoding L-2-hydroxyglutarate oxidase (MaGe:77310451), protein MGLYDFLVIGGGVIGLSIARELKARHADARIMLIEKESACGAHASGRNSGVLHAGFYYSPDSLKAKFTKIGNERMTAYCEQKGIPLNRCGKLVVAKDEQDLPSLDELMKRGRANAIEIQELTEAEAKRIEPRVKTYQRALFSPRTSTVNPLHVVDAMQRDAVQEGIEIRFDTAYVGRTDQGVRTNSDAIAADYVVNAAGLYADKIALDYGFSKQYRILPFKGLYLYSNEAPGAIRTNIYPVPDLRNPFLGVHFTITADGKAKIGPTAIPAFWRENYDGLSNFKLGELMEVAGRGLGLLANAQFDYRRLAVEEIAKYSRSKMVELASVLAEGVQESNYQKWGRPGIRAQLLDITKRKLEMDFVLEGDRRSMHVLNAVSPAFTCSLPFAAHVCDHIDQRRR, encoded by the coding sequence ATGGGGCTGTATGATTTTCTCGTGATCGGCGGCGGGGTGATCGGACTGAGCATCGCCCGCGAATTGAAGGCGCGCCATGCCGACGCCCGCATCATGCTGATCGAAAAAGAGTCCGCATGCGGCGCCCACGCCAGCGGCCGCAATAGCGGTGTCCTCCATGCAGGATTCTATTACTCCCCCGATAGCTTGAAAGCGAAGTTCACCAAGATTGGGAACGAGCGGATGACCGCCTATTGCGAACAGAAGGGCATCCCCCTTAATCGCTGCGGCAAACTCGTTGTGGCAAAGGATGAACAGGACCTCCCCTCCCTCGACGAACTGATGAAACGCGGCCGGGCGAACGCGATCGAGATTCAGGAACTGACCGAAGCCGAAGCCAAACGGATCGAGCCTCGAGTCAAAACCTACCAGCGCGCCTTGTTCTCGCCTCGCACTTCGACTGTGAATCCCTTGCACGTCGTCGATGCCATGCAGCGCGACGCCGTCCAGGAGGGAATCGAGATACGATTCGACACCGCCTACGTCGGCCGAACCGATCAAGGAGTCCGAACCAACTCGGACGCGATTGCCGCCGATTATGTGGTCAACGCCGCGGGGTTGTACGCGGATAAAATCGCACTCGATTATGGCTTCTCGAAACAGTATCGAATTCTGCCCTTCAAAGGGCTCTACCTCTATTCAAACGAAGCGCCGGGCGCGATCCGCACCAATATCTACCCGGTTCCCGACCTGCGGAACCCGTTTCTTGGTGTCCACTTCACCATCACCGCCGATGGAAAGGCAAAGATCGGCCCCACAGCCATTCCGGCCTTCTGGCGTGAGAATTACGACGGTCTCAGCAATTTCAAGCTGGGTGAGCTAATGGAGGTCGCGGGCCGCGGGCTCGGACTGCTGGCCAATGCGCAATTCGACTATCGGCGCCTCGCCGTGGAAGAGATCGCCAAGTACTCCCGCAGCAAGATGGTCGAGCTTGCCTCAGTGCTCGCCGAAGGGGTGCAGGAATCGAACTACCAGAAGTGGGGGCGGCCTGGCATTCGGGCCCAGCTTCTCGACATCACGAAAAGAAAACTTGAAATGGACTTCGTCCTGGAAGGGGACCGCCGCTCCATGCACGTTCTCAATGCCGTCTCACCGGCTTTCACCTGCTCACTGCCCTTCGCCGCGCACGTGTGCGACCACATCGACCAGCGCCGTCGATAG
- a CDS encoding Adenosylmethionine-8-amino-7-oxononanoate aminotransferase (MaGe:77310452) — MNKKNPRTKSLAQWDRQYLWHPFTQMQEWEQETPLIIERGKGSTLIDTEGRSYLDGTSSIWVNLHGHRHPVLDRAIKHQLSKIAHSTFLGLSNPPAIQLARELIRLAPKGLKRVFYSDNGSTAVEVALKMAVQYWQQRHPKAGPKNTFLHLKLAYHGDTIGAVSVGNIELFHARFKPLLFPTLDAEPPYCYRCPLKLAYPSCRMACLDPIERLLKTRHREIAGFVIEPLVQAAAGMIMAPPGYLTRIRELCTQYNVLLIADEVATGFGRTGKMFACQHEGVAPDLMAISKGLTGGYMPLAATLTTEEIYTAFLGTYEEFKTFFHGHSYTGNPLGCAVALANLGIFRQEKTLANLRPKIALLKRLLKPLADLPLVGDIRQRGLMAGIELVRNKTTREAIPLQARTGHRVAMEARRRGLLLRPIGNVIVLMPPLSSSRDQLSRMVEILADSIDTCTHLNRGV, encoded by the coding sequence CGTTGATCGATACGGAAGGCCGGTCCTATCTGGACGGCACCTCCTCAATCTGGGTCAACCTCCACGGACATCGGCACCCGGTGCTCGACCGGGCCATCAAGCATCAGCTCAGCAAAATCGCGCACTCGACCTTCCTCGGCCTCTCCAACCCGCCAGCGATCCAGCTGGCGCGCGAGCTTATTCGCCTTGCGCCGAAGGGGCTGAAGCGGGTGTTCTATTCCGATAACGGATCAACTGCCGTGGAAGTCGCCTTGAAGATGGCCGTGCAATATTGGCAACAGCGGCACCCCAAAGCCGGCCCTAAAAATACGTTTCTGCACTTGAAGCTCGCCTACCACGGCGACACGATCGGCGCCGTCAGCGTCGGCAACATCGAACTGTTTCACGCTCGGTTCAAACCCCTTCTATTTCCTACCCTCGACGCCGAGCCACCCTACTGCTACCGCTGTCCGCTCAAGCTGGCCTATCCCTCTTGCCGAATGGCCTGCCTCGATCCAATCGAACGGCTGCTCAAAACCCGGCATCGCGAGATCGCCGGGTTTGTCATCGAACCGCTGGTGCAAGCGGCCGCCGGCATGATCATGGCTCCACCCGGCTATCTGACACGCATTCGCGAACTCTGCACCCAGTACAATGTGCTGCTCATCGCCGACGAGGTGGCGACAGGCTTCGGCCGTACAGGGAAGATGTTCGCCTGCCAGCACGAGGGCGTCGCCCCCGATCTTATGGCGATCAGCAAGGGCCTCACCGGCGGCTATATGCCGCTGGCCGCCACGCTGACCACGGAAGAAATCTATACCGCCTTCCTGGGAACGTATGAAGAATTCAAAACGTTCTTTCACGGCCATAGCTATACAGGCAATCCGCTGGGCTGCGCCGTCGCGCTGGCGAACCTCGGCATCTTCCGCCAAGAAAAAACCCTGGCAAACCTGCGCCCCAAGATCGCGCTCTTGAAACGCCTGCTCAAGCCGTTGGCTGATTTGCCACTGGTGGGCGACATTCGCCAGCGCGGCTTGATGGCCGGCATCGAACTCGTTCGAAACAAGACCACCCGCGAAGCGATTCCCCTTCAGGCTCGGACCGGCCACCGTGTCGCCATGGAAGCGCGACGCCGCGGACTCTTGCTGCGCCCCATCGGCAATGTGATCGTCCTGATGCCGCCGCTGTCGTCGTCTCGGGATCAATTATCGAGAATGGTGGAAATCTTGGCCGATTCCATAGACACTTGCACTCATCTCAACCGAGGCGTCTGA